The Halichoerus grypus chromosome 15, mHalGry1.hap1.1, whole genome shotgun sequence genome includes a window with the following:
- the IRX3 gene encoding iroquois-class homeodomain protein IRX-3 isoform X2 has protein sequence MSFPQLGYQYIRPLYPPERPGAASGGGSAGARGGPGAGASELAASGSLSNVLSSVYGAPYAAAAAAAAAAQGYGAFLPYAAELPIFPQLGAQYELKDSPGVQHPAAAAAFPHPHPAFYPYGQYQFGDPSRPKNATRESTSTLKAWLNEHRKNPYPTKGEKIMLAIITKMTLTQVSTWFANARRRLKKENKMTWAPRSRTDEEGNAYGSEREEEDEEEDEEDSKRELELEEEELVGEEEDTGGEGLADDDEDEEIDLENLDGAAAGPELALAGAAHRNGDLGLRPISDSKNSDSDDSSEGLEERPLPVLSLAPAPPPVAAVPPSPPSPPAGLDPCAPAPAPASALQKPKIWSLAETATSPDNPRRSPPGAGASPPGAAVAPPALQLSPAAAAAAAHRLVSAPLSKFPAWTNRPFPGPPPGPRPHPLSLLGSAPPHLLGLPGAAGHPAAAAAAFARPAEPEGGTDRCSALEVEKKLLKTAFQPVPRR, from the exons ATGTCCTTCCCCCAGCTCGGATACCAGTACATCCGCCCGCTCTACCCACCCGAGCGCCCGGGGGCCgccagcggcggcggcagcgccGGGGCCCGGGGCGGCCCGGGAGCCGGGGCCTCGGAGCTGGCCGCCTCGGGGTCCCTGTCCAACGTGCTCTCCTCCGTGTACGGGGCGCCCTATGCCGCGGCGGCAGCGGCTGCCGCAGCCGCCCAAGGCTACGGTGCCTTTCTGCCCTACGCCGCCGAGCTGCCCATCTTCCCGCAGCTG GGCGCGCAGTACGAGCTGAAAGACAGCCCGGGGGTGCAGCATCCGGCAGCGGCCGCCGCGTTTCCGCACCCGCACCCCGCCTTCTACCCGTATGGCCAGTACCAGTTCGGGGACCCGTCCCGTCCCAAGAACGCCACCCGGGAGAGCACTAGCACGCTCAAGGCCTGGCTCAACGAGCACCGCAAGAACCCCTACCCCACCAAGGGCGAGAAGATCATGCTGGCCATCATCACCAAGATGACCCTCACCCAGGTGTCCACCTGGTTCGCCAACGCGCGCCGGCGCctcaagaaagagaacaagatGACTTGGGCGCCCCGCAGCCGCACCGACGAGGAGGGCAACGCTTACGGGAGCGAGCGCGAGGAGGAAGACGAGGAGGAGGACGAAGAAGACAGCAAACGCgagctggagctggaggaggaggagctcgtgggggaggaggaggacacgGGGGGCGAGGGCCTGGCGGACGACGACGAGGACGAGGAGATCGATTTGGAGAACTTAGACGGCGCGGCCGCGGGGCCTGAGCTCGCCTTGGCTGGGGCGGCGCACAGGAACGGCGACCTCGGcctgagacccatttcagactccAAGAACAGCGACTCGGACGACAGCTCGGAGGGCCTGGAGGAGCGTCCACTGCCGGTGTTGAGTCTGGCCCCAGCGCCACCGCCGGTGGCCGCGGTTCCGCCGTCTCCGCCCTCGCCTCCTGCGGGCCTGGACCCCTGCGCTCCGGCGCCGGCGCCCGCCTCAGCCCTGCAGAAGCCCAAGATCTGGTCCCTGGCCGAGACGGCCACAAGCCCGGACAACCCGCGCCGCTCGCCTCCGGGCGCGGGGGCTTCTCCCCCCGGGGCCGCCGTCgcgcccccagccctgcagctcTCTCcagccgccgcggccgccgcggcTCACAGACTCGTCTCCGCGCCTCTGAGCAAGTTCCCGGCTTGGACCAACCGGCCGTTCCCAGGCCCGCCGCCGGGCCCACGCCCGCACCCGCTCTCCCTGCTCGGCTCGGCCCCTCCACACCTGCTGGGACTTCCAGGAGCCGCGGGCCAcccggccgccgccgctgctgccttCGCTCGGCCAGCGGAGCCCGAAGGCGGAACAG ATCGCTGTAGTGCCTTGGAAGTGGAGAAAAAGTTACTCAAGACAGCTTTCCAGCCCGTGCCCAGGCG TTAA
- the IRX3 gene encoding iroquois-class homeodomain protein IRX-3 isoform X1: MSFPQLGYQYIRPLYPPERPGAASGGGSAGARGGPGAGASELAASGSLSNVLSSVYGAPYAAAAAAAAAAQGYGAFLPYAAELPIFPQLGAQYELKDSPGVQHPAAAAAFPHPHPAFYPYGQYQFGDPSRPKNATRESTSTLKAWLNEHRKNPYPTKGEKIMLAIITKMTLTQVSTWFANARRRLKKENKMTWAPRSRTDEEGNAYGSEREEEDEEEDEEDSKRELELEEEELVGEEEDTGGEGLADDDEDEEIDLENLDGAAAGPELALAGAAHRNGDLGLRPISDSKNSDSDDSSEGLEERPLPVLSLAPAPPPVAAVPPSPPSPPAGLDPCAPAPAPASALQKPKIWSLAETATSPDNPRRSPPGAGASPPGAAVAPPALQLSPAAAAAAAHRLVSAPLSKFPAWTNRPFPGPPPGPRPHPLSLLGSAPPHLLGLPGAAGHPAAAAAAFARPAEPEGGTDRCSALEVEKKLLKTAFQPVPRRPQNHLDAALVLSALSSS, from the exons ATGTCCTTCCCCCAGCTCGGATACCAGTACATCCGCCCGCTCTACCCACCCGAGCGCCCGGGGGCCgccagcggcggcggcagcgccGGGGCCCGGGGCGGCCCGGGAGCCGGGGCCTCGGAGCTGGCCGCCTCGGGGTCCCTGTCCAACGTGCTCTCCTCCGTGTACGGGGCGCCCTATGCCGCGGCGGCAGCGGCTGCCGCAGCCGCCCAAGGCTACGGTGCCTTTCTGCCCTACGCCGCCGAGCTGCCCATCTTCCCGCAGCTG GGCGCGCAGTACGAGCTGAAAGACAGCCCGGGGGTGCAGCATCCGGCAGCGGCCGCCGCGTTTCCGCACCCGCACCCCGCCTTCTACCCGTATGGCCAGTACCAGTTCGGGGACCCGTCCCGTCCCAAGAACGCCACCCGGGAGAGCACTAGCACGCTCAAGGCCTGGCTCAACGAGCACCGCAAGAACCCCTACCCCACCAAGGGCGAGAAGATCATGCTGGCCATCATCACCAAGATGACCCTCACCCAGGTGTCCACCTGGTTCGCCAACGCGCGCCGGCGCctcaagaaagagaacaagatGACTTGGGCGCCCCGCAGCCGCACCGACGAGGAGGGCAACGCTTACGGGAGCGAGCGCGAGGAGGAAGACGAGGAGGAGGACGAAGAAGACAGCAAACGCgagctggagctggaggaggaggagctcgtgggggaggaggaggacacgGGGGGCGAGGGCCTGGCGGACGACGACGAGGACGAGGAGATCGATTTGGAGAACTTAGACGGCGCGGCCGCGGGGCCTGAGCTCGCCTTGGCTGGGGCGGCGCACAGGAACGGCGACCTCGGcctgagacccatttcagactccAAGAACAGCGACTCGGACGACAGCTCGGAGGGCCTGGAGGAGCGTCCACTGCCGGTGTTGAGTCTGGCCCCAGCGCCACCGCCGGTGGCCGCGGTTCCGCCGTCTCCGCCCTCGCCTCCTGCGGGCCTGGACCCCTGCGCTCCGGCGCCGGCGCCCGCCTCAGCCCTGCAGAAGCCCAAGATCTGGTCCCTGGCCGAGACGGCCACAAGCCCGGACAACCCGCGCCGCTCGCCTCCGGGCGCGGGGGCTTCTCCCCCCGGGGCCGCCGTCgcgcccccagccctgcagctcTCTCcagccgccgcggccgccgcggcTCACAGACTCGTCTCCGCGCCTCTGAGCAAGTTCCCGGCTTGGACCAACCGGCCGTTCCCAGGCCCGCCGCCGGGCCCACGCCCGCACCCGCTCTCCCTGCTCGGCTCGGCCCCTCCACACCTGCTGGGACTTCCAGGAGCCGCGGGCCAcccggccgccgccgctgctgccttCGCTCGGCCAGCGGAGCCCGAAGGCGGAACAG ATCGCTGTAGTGCCTTGGAAGTGGAGAAAAAGTTACTCAAGACAGCTTTCCAGCCCGTGCCCAGGCG GCCCCAGAACCACCTGGATGCCGCTCTGGTCCTCTCGGCTCTCTCCTCGTCttag